A region of Granulibacter bethesdensis DNA encodes the following proteins:
- a CDS encoding MFS transporter yields the protein MTQSAYPATASGNISAEPAMEAVPLRRIVVASFIGTAVEFYDFYIYATATALVLGPLMFPAASPAAQLLNAFATFAIAFVARPIGAALFGHFGDRIGRKSTLVASLLIMGISTALVGLLPGHDRIGALAPALLCLLRFGQGLGLGGEWGGAALLAMENAPEGKRAWYGMFPQLGAPIGFIAANGLFLILALTLSDEAFRSWGWRVPFLLSLLLVILGLYVRLKLTETPAFRRVLERKEPVAVPFRAVLVGHGRATVLGMLSMVCCYALFYLCTVFILGYGTTVLHYSRPVFLGLQCAAIAFMVVGAPLAALLADRYGRRPVLMAVMGLAGVLGCLLGPALGSGSVEAVFLFLCAGLMTTGMLLGPMGALLPELFPVKLRYTGASLSFSLGGIAGASLAPYIAQRLSDLGGLHWVGYYLTVAALISMIAVALMPETKDAPER from the coding sequence ATGACTCAGTCGGCATATCCCGCGACAGCATCCGGCAACATCAGTGCGGAGCCAGCGATGGAGGCCGTGCCGCTGCGCCGCATCGTGGTGGCCAGTTTTATCGGTACGGCGGTCGAGTTCTATGATTTCTATATCTACGCCACGGCGACGGCACTGGTGCTGGGACCGTTGATGTTTCCGGCGGCCTCCCCCGCGGCGCAGTTGCTGAATGCCTTTGCGACCTTTGCCATTGCCTTCGTCGCCCGGCCCATAGGGGCTGCTTTGTTCGGGCATTTCGGCGACAGGATCGGGCGTAAATCCACTCTTGTTGCCTCTCTTCTGATCATGGGTATTTCGACGGCTCTGGTCGGATTATTGCCCGGCCATGACAGGATCGGCGCTTTGGCGCCTGCTTTGCTGTGCCTGCTGCGTTTCGGGCAGGGACTCGGGCTGGGAGGGGAGTGGGGCGGGGCGGCTCTGCTGGCCATGGAGAATGCGCCGGAGGGAAAACGCGCCTGGTACGGCATGTTCCCACAACTGGGTGCCCCCATTGGATTTATTGCCGCCAACGGGCTGTTCCTGATTCTGGCCCTGACGCTCAGTGACGAAGCCTTTCGCAGCTGGGGCTGGCGGGTGCCGTTCCTCCTGTCGCTGCTGCTGGTGATCCTCGGGCTGTATGTGCGGCTGAAGCTGACGGAAACGCCGGCTTTTCGCCGCGTGCTGGAACGGAAGGAGCCGGTTGCAGTGCCGTTCCGCGCCGTGCTGGTCGGGCATGGGCGGGCGACGGTGCTCGGCATGCTTTCCATGGTGTGCTGCTACGCCCTGTTTTATCTCTGCACTGTGTTCATCCTTGGATATGGCACCACGGTGCTGCATTATTCCCGCCCGGTATTTCTGGGCCTGCAATGTGCGGCCATTGCTTTCATGGTGGTGGGAGCACCGCTCGCTGCCCTGCTTGCGGACCGTTACGGCAGGCGGCCCGTGCTGATGGCGGTGATGGGTCTGGCAGGGGTGCTGGGCTGCCTGCTCGGCCCTGCGCTCGGCAGCGGCAGTGTGGAGGCGGTTTTCCTGTTTCTCTGCGCCGGCCTGATGACCACCGGCATGCTGCTGGGGCCAATGGGCGCGCTGCTGCCGGAACTGTTTCCGGTGAAGCTCCGCTATACCGGTGCGTCGTTGTCGTTCAGTCTGGGGGGGATCGCCGGGGCGTCGCTGGCGCCCTATATCGCACAGCGCCTGTCCGATCTGGGTGGTCTGCACTGGGTCGGATATTATCTGACCGTGGCGGCCCTGATCAGCATGATCGCCGTCGCACTGATGCCGGAGACGAAGGACGCACCGGAACGCTGA
- a CDS encoding tetratricopeptide repeat protein has product MADIFDEVEEDLRAERAKKLLVRYGGPAVGLVLLVILGAAGWQGWLWYKHRQDAAAAERFLALTRNPVDPLAPPVHIVPDAKTEQALIAFAKDSPESYTTLARMRAAALLTAGGDKKGAEAIYATVSNDRAALPALRDLATLQSVLNQLDDGDPATLRGQLAPLLADGNPWQPFAREGTALLDIRQGRMDDAKRGLQRLSQDENAPPGVRNRATGLLAKFGG; this is encoded by the coding sequence GTGGCCGACATCTTTGATGAGGTCGAGGAAGATCTGCGTGCAGAACGCGCCAAAAAACTGCTGGTCCGCTATGGCGGCCCGGCAGTCGGGCTTGTGCTGCTGGTCATTCTCGGCGCCGCTGGCTGGCAGGGCTGGCTTTGGTACAAGCATCGTCAGGATGCAGCCGCGGCAGAGCGTTTCCTTGCCCTCACCCGTAATCCTGTCGATCCGCTGGCCCCGCCTGTTCATATCGTGCCCGATGCGAAAACCGAACAGGCCCTGATCGCCTTCGCCAAGGACAGCCCGGAAAGCTATACAACGCTGGCGCGGATGCGGGCTGCCGCCCTGCTGACGGCTGGCGGAGACAAAAAAGGGGCCGAAGCCATTTACGCGACGGTCAGCAATGATAGGGCGGCGCTGCCGGCGCTGCGCGATCTGGCCACACTGCAATCGGTCTTGAACCAGCTTGATGATGGCGATCCCGCGACCCTGCGCGGGCAGCTGGCCCCCCTGCTGGCCGATGGTAATCCATGGCAGCCATTTGCACGGGAAGGCACCGCTCTGCTCGACATCCGGCAGGGCCGCATGGATGATGCCAAGCGGGGGCTTCAGAGGCTTTCCCAAGATGAAAACGCTCCTCCAGGCGTGCGGAACCGGGCAACCGGGCTGCTCGCGAAGTTCGGTGGTTGA
- a CDS encoding PQQ-binding-like beta-propeller repeat protein, giving the protein MTFRIRPARPSARNKAAAGKRSAMALLALSAVSLGGCSMLDSWFAADKPPLPGRRETVLPLSDVLPVASSPPAIAFPSDAPLQNWSQPGANPTHHVDNVAIKGMKEVWTAQVGDGSGYRQKITSTPIVKYNLVYTIDSNALVRAFDVKTGAMAWEFVTQQEDDRSTNIGGGLTSDDTGTLYAVTGRGDLIALDAAKGRQKWRVKIGVPSRSSPTYAEGKLFLTTLEQQIVAFDASNGKKLWSHQASEADTSLLGDPAPAYADGLVIAGFGSGDVIGLRAATGSVVWTDSIASASGRTSLSDLSAVTGLPVIDGNQVYVIGLGGQFVSLDLRTGRRLWERPAGGGQTPWLAGDWLFTTLTSQQVIAISRNDGVVAWETQLPRWSKANNRGERAQWFGPIMAGYRLVLVSNYGKMITLNPVSGKISSVRDLSDAAAVPPIVAQGTVFVITADGLLHAYR; this is encoded by the coding sequence ATGACATTCCGTATTCGCCCGGCTCGTCCATCCGCTCGGAATAAAGCAGCCGCCGGAAAACGCTCCGCGATGGCGCTGCTGGCCCTGTCTGCTGTCAGCCTTGGCGGGTGCAGCATGCTGGACAGCTGGTTCGCGGCGGACAAACCGCCTTTGCCCGGTCGGCGTGAAACCGTGCTGCCGCTCAGCGACGTGCTGCCTGTGGCCTCCTCGCCCCCTGCGATCGCGTTTCCCTCGGATGCGCCGCTGCAGAACTGGTCACAGCCGGGTGCCAATCCCACGCATCATGTCGATAATGTCGCCATCAAGGGCATGAAGGAAGTATGGACCGCACAGGTCGGTGACGGCAGCGGTTATCGCCAGAAGATCACCAGCACGCCCATCGTCAAATACAATCTGGTCTATACGATCGACAGCAATGCGCTGGTACGAGCCTTTGACGTCAAGACCGGGGCCATGGCCTGGGAATTCGTGACCCAGCAGGAAGACGACCGCAGCACCAATATCGGCGGCGGTCTGACCTCCGACGATACCGGCACGCTCTATGCCGTCACCGGACGCGGCGATCTGATTGCGCTGGATGCCGCCAAGGGACGGCAGAAATGGCGCGTGAAAATCGGTGTACCGTCCCGCTCCAGCCCGACCTATGCCGAAGGCAAGCTGTTCCTGACCACTCTGGAACAGCAGATTGTGGCCTTTGATGCCTCCAACGGTAAAAAACTCTGGTCGCATCAGGCCAGCGAGGCCGATACCAGCCTGCTCGGTGACCCCGCCCCTGCCTATGCGGATGGTCTGGTTATTGCCGGCTTCGGCTCCGGCGATGTCATCGGCCTGCGCGCCGCCACTGGATCAGTGGTATGGACCGACAGCATCGCCTCGGCCTCCGGCCGCACCAGCCTGTCTGATCTGTCAGCCGTCACCGGCCTGCCGGTGATCGACGGCAATCAGGTCTATGTCATCGGGCTGGGTGGTCAGTTCGTTTCACTGGATCTGCGCACCGGCCGACGTCTGTGGGAGCGTCCGGCGGGCGGAGGACAGACCCCGTGGCTGGCCGGAGACTGGCTGTTCACTACCCTGACCAGCCAGCAGGTGATCGCCATATCCCGCAATGATGGGGTGGTGGCATGGGAAACCCAGCTGCCGCGTTGGAGCAAGGCCAATAATCGCGGCGAGCGTGCGCAATGGTTCGGCCCGATCATGGCGGGCTATCGTCTGGTGCTGGTCAGCAATTACGGCAAAATGATCACGCTCAATCCGGTTTCCGGCAAGATCAGCAGCGTCCGTGATCTGTCCGATGCGGCCGCCGTTCCGCCCATCGTCGCGCAGGGCACGGTCTTCGTGATCACCGCCGACGGCCTGTTGCACGCATACCGTTGA